The Kroppenstedtia pulmonis genome has a segment encoding these proteins:
- the udk gene encoding uridine kinase produces the protein MKQPIIIGVAGGSGSGKTTVARNICDRFSDSVALIEQDAYYKDQSHLPLEERIHTNYDHPLAFDNELLIHHLQQLTKRRSIQKPVYDYQEHTRSAMTVTVQPRDVIILEGILVLEDEHLRNLMDIKVFVDTDADVRILRRVERDMKTRGRSLDSVIQQYLTVVRPMHLQFIEPSKRYADLIIPEGGYNQVAVNLLINQIQTFVSDQ, from the coding sequence ATGAAGCAACCAATCATCATCGGAGTGGCAGGAGGCAGCGGTTCCGGCAAAACGACTGTAGCCCGGAACATTTGCGACCGCTTTTCCGATTCAGTGGCACTCATTGAACAAGATGCTTACTATAAAGACCAATCGCATTTGCCCTTGGAAGAACGAATCCATACCAATTATGACCACCCTTTGGCTTTTGACAACGAGCTGTTGATCCATCATTTGCAACAGCTCACCAAGCGACGGTCCATCCAAAAGCCTGTTTATGACTATCAGGAACATACCCGATCCGCCATGACTGTCACCGTACAACCCAGAGATGTTATCATCCTGGAGGGTATCCTGGTATTGGAAGATGAACACCTTCGCAATCTGATGGATATCAAAGTATTCGTGGATACCGATGCGGATGTCCGCATCCTCCGCCGAGTGGAGCGGGATATGAAAACCAGGGGACGCAGCCTGGATTCAGTCATTCAACAGTACCTTACTGTCGTACGTCCCATGCACTTGCAATTTATCGAACCGAGCAAGCGCTACGCCGACCTGATTATCCCGGAAGGAGGCTACAATCAAGTCGCTGTCAACCTGTTGATCAATCAAATTCAAACCTTTGTTTCCGACCAATAG
- a CDS encoding cytochrome P450, producing MTETQTKIPGNVVTMKELDSREQKLNPFPVYRQLRENTPVRFDPDRQCWDFFRYEDVRHILRDPESFSSKRTFSANQQGSIISESLITTDPPKHRELRSLISKAFTPKRVEQLGPSIQQIVDDLLEQVLDQGRMEVVSDLASPLPVIVIARLLGVPREDQLLFKKWSDTIVKGEEGESREAVRSILLEKQQAETELVTYFRKIIAERSRHPQNDLISALLAAEVEGEKLSESTLLAFCVLLLIAGNETTTNLITNGIRLLTEKPDLQRHLREKATLIPGFIEETLRYYPPVQSLTRTATTSLNIRGNKVGKGEMVIIYLASANRDSEQFLEPDMFQMERKPNPHLSFGLGNHFCLGAPLARLESKIVFESLFKHIKGMKAMAHDQMQPLPSPVVFGLQSYPITLET from the coding sequence ATGACTGAAACTCAAACCAAGATTCCCGGCAATGTAGTCACAATGAAAGAGCTGGATTCCCGTGAACAGAAGCTGAATCCTTTTCCTGTATACCGCCAATTACGGGAAAACACACCGGTTCGATTTGATCCGGATCGTCAATGCTGGGACTTCTTTCGTTATGAAGATGTCCGCCATATTTTGCGGGACCCCGAATCCTTTTCATCCAAGCGAACTTTTTCCGCTAACCAACAGGGTTCCATCATCAGTGAAAGTCTGATTACCACTGATCCTCCCAAACATCGGGAGCTCCGCAGTCTGATCAGCAAAGCATTTACGCCAAAGCGAGTGGAACAACTGGGCCCCAGCATTCAGCAAATCGTGGATGATCTCTTGGAACAAGTTTTGGACCAGGGAAGGATGGAAGTAGTCTCCGACTTGGCTTCCCCTTTGCCGGTCATTGTTATCGCCCGGTTACTCGGTGTTCCCCGTGAAGATCAATTGCTCTTTAAAAAGTGGTCCGACACCATCGTCAAAGGGGAAGAAGGGGAATCAAGAGAGGCGGTTCGATCTATCTTGTTGGAGAAACAACAAGCTGAAACCGAGTTGGTGACATATTTTCGAAAAATTATCGCTGAACGATCCCGCCATCCGCAAAACGATCTGATTTCCGCTCTATTAGCAGCAGAGGTCGAGGGAGAAAAATTGTCAGAGTCAACCCTCCTCGCTTTTTGTGTGTTGTTGTTGATTGCAGGAAATGAAACGACTACGAACTTGATTACCAATGGAATCCGCCTTTTGACGGAAAAGCCGGATCTCCAGAGGCATTTGCGAGAAAAAGCAACCTTGATCCCGGGATTTATTGAGGAGACCTTGCGTTATTATCCGCCTGTCCAATCCCTGACACGTACAGCCACCACCTCTTTGAATATAAGAGGCAACAAAGTCGGAAAGGGAGAAATGGTTATTATTTACTTGGCTTCAGCCAATCGGGATTCGGAGCAATTTCTTGAACCCGATATGTTTCAAATGGAGCGAAAACCCAATCCTCACTTGTCTTTTGGCTTAGGCAATCACTTTTGTCTCGGAGCACCATTGGCTCGGTTGGAATCAAAAATCGTATTTGAGTCCTTGTTTAAGCACATCAAGGGAATGAAAGCAATGGCCCACGACCAGATGCAACCACTCCCCAGCCCGGTTGTATTCGGTCTTCAATCCTACCCGATTACCCTGGAAACATAA
- the pckA gene encoding phosphoenolpyruvate carboxykinase (ATP) produces the protein MLTQTNINQELGLSLQGTIHHNLTTAQLVEKALERGEGDLTSTGAFRATTGKYTGRSPKDKFIVDEPSIRDHIDWGNVNQPMDSKVFDSLFMKVKAYLQEKEVFIFDGFAGTDPDYRLPIRVINEEAWHNLFARQLFVRPSQEELKSHRPSFTVISVPGLQADPETDGTRSETFIAVSFTHRVILIGGTRYAGEMKKSIFSVMNYLLPEQSVMPMHCSANKGKDGDTALFFGLSGTGKTTLSADPDRSLIGDDEHGWSDNGIFNIEGGCYAKCIGLSQEKEPQIWNAIRFGSVLENVVLDSFRNPDYDDNTLTENTRAAYPVEHIPGAEIPGIGSHPGVIIFLTADAFGVLPPISKLTPEQAMYHFLSGYTSKLAGTERGVTQPEATFSTCFGAPFLPRPAGIYAEMLGNKIAKHQAKVYLVNTGWSGGPYGVGKRMKLSYTRSMVRAALDGSLDHASFTPDPIFGLAIPDHCPEVPKEVLQPRNTWEDPDAYDLKASELAERFRQNFWKFQDVSESIRQAGPKEKL, from the coding sequence ATGTTGACGCAAACGAATATCAATCAAGAATTGGGCCTTTCTCTACAAGGAACGATTCATCACAATCTAACGACTGCCCAATTGGTGGAAAAAGCGTTGGAACGAGGAGAAGGTGACTTAACTTCCACCGGAGCTTTTCGTGCGACCACAGGAAAGTATACCGGACGCTCCCCCAAAGATAAATTTATAGTTGACGAACCATCGATTCGTGATCACATCGATTGGGGTAATGTCAACCAACCGATGGACTCCAAAGTATTTGACAGCTTGTTTATGAAAGTCAAAGCTTATCTTCAGGAAAAGGAAGTATTCATTTTTGACGGCTTTGCCGGTACGGATCCTGATTATCGGTTGCCCATTCGGGTTATCAATGAGGAAGCTTGGCACAACTTATTCGCCCGCCAATTATTTGTACGTCCTTCCCAGGAGGAGTTAAAAAGTCACCGACCCTCTTTCACCGTAATCAGTGTTCCCGGCTTACAGGCAGACCCGGAAACGGACGGTACCCGAAGCGAAACCTTTATTGCTGTCAGCTTCACCCATCGGGTGATATTGATCGGGGGAACCCGATATGCCGGTGAAATGAAAAAGTCGATCTTCAGTGTGATGAACTATCTGTTGCCGGAACAGAGTGTTATGCCCATGCACTGCTCCGCCAACAAAGGAAAAGACGGAGATACCGCACTTTTCTTCGGTTTGTCCGGAACAGGAAAAACAACTCTTTCTGCTGACCCCGATCGCAGTCTCATTGGAGATGATGAACACGGCTGGTCAGACAATGGCATTTTCAACATTGAGGGGGGATGTTACGCCAAATGTATCGGTCTCTCCCAAGAAAAAGAGCCACAAATCTGGAACGCCATCCGTTTTGGTTCTGTGTTGGAAAATGTGGTTTTAGACTCCTTCCGCAACCCGGACTATGATGACAACACCCTTACAGAAAATACCCGGGCTGCTTACCCTGTGGAACATATCCCCGGTGCGGAGATACCGGGAATCGGAAGTCATCCTGGTGTGATTATTTTTCTGACAGCAGATGCCTTTGGCGTATTGCCTCCCATCTCCAAACTGACACCGGAGCAGGCCATGTATCATTTTCTGTCCGGTTATACCAGTAAACTGGCAGGAACGGAAAGAGGCGTCACTCAACCGGAAGCCACTTTCTCAACCTGTTTCGGTGCTCCCTTCCTCCCCCGTCCGGCCGGCATTTATGCGGAGATGCTGGGGAACAAAATCGCCAAACACCAGGCCAAAGTTTATTTGGTCAATACCGGATGGTCCGGAGGCCCCTACGGTGTAGGAAAACGGATGAAGCTCTCTTATACCCGGTCGATGGTTCGGGCTGCATTGGACGGCTCCTTGGATCACGCTTCCTTCACTCCGGATCCGATTTTCGGACTGGCTATCCCTGATCATTGCCCGGAAGTACCCAAGGAAGTATTGCAACCCCGAAATACCTGGGAAGATCCTGATGCCTATGATCTTAAAGCATCGGAATTGGCAGAACGATTCCGGCAAAATTTCTGGAAGTTCCAAGATGTCAGTGAGTCCATTCGTCAAGCAGGTCCTAAGGAAAAACTATAA
- the gcvH gene encoding glycine cleavage system protein GcvH, whose amino-acid sequence MNLPSELRYSEEHEWVKEEGGNKVRIGITDFAQDELGDIVFVELPEVGDELEADSPFGSVESVKTVSELYAPVSGKVLEVNEDLEDSPEKVNESAYEDGWMIVVELSDSSEMEKLMDADKYKAMVSED is encoded by the coding sequence ATGAACCTACCCAGTGAATTACGTTACAGTGAAGAGCACGAATGGGTGAAAGAAGAAGGCGGTAACAAGGTCCGAATCGGAATCACCGATTTCGCCCAGGACGAATTGGGTGATATCGTATTTGTTGAATTACCGGAAGTGGGGGATGAACTGGAAGCCGACTCTCCCTTTGGAAGTGTGGAATCCGTTAAGACCGTATCAGAGTTGTATGCCCCGGTAAGCGGAAAGGTTTTGGAAGTGAACGAAGACCTGGAGGATTCTCCGGAAAAAGTAAATGAGTCTGCCTACGAAGATGGCTGGATGATTGTCGTGGAACTCAGCGATTCTTCTGAGATGGAAAAGCTGATGGATGCGGACAAATATAAGGCGATGGTTTCTGAAGATTAA
- the menC gene encoding o-succinylbenzoate synthase has translation MDLTSVTLRRLRMCLKTPFTTSFGSFKEKDFILVEVRDREGVSGWGESVAFTTPWYTEETLQTNWHLLEDVLIPMLLEKPIHHPDQVSELFVSVKRNQMAKSALEGAVWDLYARRQGKPLAKVLGGEKTAIEVGISLGIQPKVQDLLHRIEESIKEGYRRIKIKIKPGWDMDILAEIRCHFPDVPLMVDANSAYQPEDLNHLKRLDEFNLMMVEQPLASENLIDHAILQQSLSTPICLDESIGSLENARQAIELGSCGIINIKIGRVGGLTPAKAIHDLCREKGIPVWCGGMLESGIGRGHNIALTTLSNFMMPGDTAASARYWDRDIICPEVTVTNGWIQVPQSPGIGYEPDQEAIDAYTLYSNTYRA, from the coding sequence ATGGACTTGACCAGTGTTACATTACGCCGGTTGCGAATGTGCCTAAAAACTCCTTTTACCACCAGCTTCGGATCTTTCAAAGAAAAAGATTTCATTTTGGTGGAAGTACGAGACCGGGAGGGTGTAAGTGGGTGGGGTGAATCTGTGGCATTTACCACTCCCTGGTATACTGAAGAAACCTTACAAACAAATTGGCATCTGTTGGAGGATGTTCTGATACCGATGTTGCTGGAAAAACCCATTCATCATCCGGATCAAGTCTCAGAGTTGTTTGTCTCTGTGAAGCGGAATCAGATGGCCAAGTCTGCGTTGGAGGGAGCGGTATGGGACTTGTATGCCCGGCGTCAGGGAAAACCTTTGGCAAAAGTCCTGGGCGGGGAAAAAACAGCGATAGAAGTGGGGATCAGTCTTGGGATTCAACCAAAGGTTCAGGACTTGCTTCACCGAATAGAAGAAAGTATAAAAGAAGGTTATCGCCGAATCAAAATTAAAATTAAACCAGGTTGGGATATGGATATATTGGCGGAGATACGATGTCACTTTCCCGATGTTCCGCTTATGGTGGATGCTAACTCTGCCTATCAACCGGAAGATCTGAATCATTTAAAACGGTTGGATGAGTTTAATCTGATGATGGTGGAACAACCTCTCGCTTCCGAAAATCTGATTGATCACGCGATCCTGCAACAATCCTTGTCCACTCCCATCTGTTTGGACGAAAGCATCGGGTCCCTGGAGAATGCCCGTCAAGCAATCGAGTTGGGGAGCTGTGGAATTATCAATATCAAGATCGGTCGCGTGGGAGGATTGACACCGGCCAAGGCGATTCATGATCTGTGCCGGGAGAAAGGTATTCCCGTCTGGTGTGGAGGGATGTTGGAGTCCGGGATTGGCAGGGGGCATAACATTGCTCTCACTACCTTGTCCAACTTTATGATGCCAGGAGATACAGCCGCTTCTGCCCGATATTGGGATCGGGACATTATTTGTCCTGAAGTGACTGTCACCAATGGATGGATTCAAGTACCACAGTCTCCTGGCATTGGATATGAACCGGATCAAGAAGCGATCGATGCTTATACCCTTTACAGTAATACCTACCGTGCCTAA
- a CDS encoding redoxin domain-containing protein: protein MALRLRSEMPELKGATEWVNGDVNMDQLKGKPVLVHFWSVSCGLCKTSMPDVLKIRDQYKDKGLQVIGIHMPRSEKDTEVGPVKETIEKYEMTHPQAIDNQHSIVDAYENEFVPAFYLFDAEGLLRHRSAGEKALKMLEKPLVRLLGE, encoded by the coding sequence ATGGCTTTGCGTTTGCGTTCAGAAATGCCGGAGTTGAAAGGCGCCACGGAATGGGTCAACGGGGATGTAAACATGGATCAGTTAAAGGGCAAGCCTGTTCTGGTTCATTTTTGGTCCGTCAGCTGTGGTCTTTGCAAGACGAGTATGCCGGATGTGCTGAAAATCCGGGATCAGTACAAAGACAAAGGTTTACAGGTGATCGGCATTCATATGCCACGTTCCGAAAAAGATACCGAAGTGGGACCGGTGAAAGAAACCATCGAAAAATATGAAATGACTCATCCCCAGGCTATTGACAACCAGCACAGTATCGTAGATGCTTATGAAAACGAATTTGTTCCGGCATTCTACCTATTCGATGCGGAAGGACTGCTCCGCCATCGTTCCGCTGGCGAAAAGGCTTTGAAAATGTTGGAAAAACCACTTGTTCGACTGTTGGGTGAATAG